A single genomic interval of Spirosoma linguale DSM 74 harbors:
- a CDS encoding RNA polymerase, sigma-24 subunit, ECF subfamily (TIGRFAM: RNA polymerase sigma factor, sigma-70 family~PFAM: Sigma-70 region 4 type 2; sigma-70 region 2 domain protein; sigma-70 region 4 domain protein~KEGG: dat:HRM2_05770 RpoE), whose amino-acid sequence MARSRSQTGPDDETLWNLFRGGDENAFARLYQNYVQTLYHYCAHFATDRALIKDCIHDLFVELWKHRNTIGPTTSVRFYLMASIKRKLVRHLTAEQKLVSQDDMINGRRVGDTLPGADPSHENLLIAHEEDSYVNDCLHQALDKLPRRQREAVHLRYFQNMSNEEISALMEINIQSVYNLIFGAMSNLKRYVTLENVSL is encoded by the coding sequence ATGGCTCGCTCACGCTCCCAAACCGGCCCCGACGACGAAACCCTCTGGAATCTGTTCCGCGGTGGCGATGAAAATGCGTTTGCCCGATTGTATCAAAATTATGTTCAAACCCTCTACCACTACTGCGCGCACTTCGCTACTGATCGCGCCTTAATTAAAGATTGCATCCACGATTTGTTTGTCGAACTCTGGAAGCACCGGAACACAATAGGTCCAACCACCTCCGTTCGTTTTTACCTGATGGCTTCCATCAAACGTAAGCTGGTCCGCCACCTGACGGCCGAACAGAAATTGGTTAGCCAGGACGATATGATCAATGGTCGGCGCGTGGGCGATACACTGCCGGGAGCTGATCCATCACACGAAAACCTGCTGATCGCCCATGAAGAGGATTCGTACGTAAATGACTGCCTGCACCAGGCGCTTGACAAACTTCCCCGCCGTCAGCGCGAAGCCGTTCATCTGCGGTATTTCCAGAATATGAGCAACGAAGAAATTTCTGCGCTGATGGAAATCAATATTCAATCGGTGTACAACTTGATATTTGGAGCTATGAGCAATCTCAAGCGTTATGTTACGCTTGAAAATGTGTCGCTCTGA
- a CDS encoding AAA ATPase central domain protein (PFAM: AAA ATPase central domain protein; magnesium chelatase ChlI subunit; ATPase associated with various cellular activities AAA_5~SMART: AAA ATPase~KEGG: aci:ACIAD3596 recombination factor protein RarA) encodes MNTDSTPLPERVRPQTLNDVIGQRKLIGPTGALRRAVDAGRLPSMILWGPPGVGKTTLALLLAEAVKRPFIALSAINSGVKEIRDVLSRPSGMFPPVVFIDEIHRFNKSQQDALLGAVEKGQITLIGATTENPSFEVNSALLSRCQVYILEALSREELIQLVDRAIAQDRFLQSKQITVESYDALLRLSGGDGRKLLNLLELVASAHVAAEPLVITDEGVTAVAQQNIARYDKSGEQHYDIISAFIKSLRGSDPNAALYWMARMIVAGEDPIFIARRMLIMASEDIGNANPTAMIMASEAVQAIRAIGMPEGRIILSQVAVYLATSPKSNASYVAIDEAMALAEQTAHLPVPLHLRNAPTKLMKQIGYGKEYQYAHAHEGNFAQQNFLPDDLKGHKLYEPGHNAREAEIRRSLQKWWGDWYGY; translated from the coding sequence ATGAATACAGACTCAACGCCACTACCCGAGCGGGTGCGCCCACAAACACTGAATGATGTTATTGGCCAACGTAAGCTGATTGGCCCAACGGGCGCACTTCGGCGGGCGGTAGATGCCGGACGTTTACCATCCATGATATTATGGGGGCCGCCGGGTGTGGGTAAAACGACACTGGCTCTTTTGCTGGCAGAGGCCGTTAAGCGGCCATTCATTGCGCTGAGTGCCATAAACTCGGGCGTAAAAGAGATTCGTGACGTACTGAGTCGACCCAGCGGGATGTTTCCGCCGGTTGTTTTCATCGACGAAATTCACCGTTTCAACAAAAGCCAGCAGGACGCACTGCTGGGTGCCGTTGAGAAAGGACAGATTACCCTCATTGGTGCCACGACCGAAAACCCATCGTTCGAAGTAAACAGCGCGTTGCTATCACGCTGTCAGGTATACATCCTCGAAGCCTTAAGTCGTGAAGAGCTTATCCAGCTCGTAGACCGGGCTATTGCACAGGATAGGTTTTTGCAGTCGAAACAGATTACTGTTGAGTCGTATGACGCCCTTTTACGGCTATCGGGTGGCGACGGGCGCAAGCTGTTAAACCTGCTGGAACTGGTGGCATCGGCACATGTGGCGGCTGAACCGTTGGTTATAACGGATGAAGGTGTAACGGCTGTAGCCCAGCAAAACATTGCCCGGTATGATAAATCCGGGGAACAGCATTACGATATTATTTCGGCCTTTATCAAGTCGCTGCGTGGTTCCGACCCCAATGCCGCCCTGTACTGGATGGCTCGCATGATCGTGGCGGGTGAAGACCCGATCTTTATTGCCCGGCGTATGCTCATCATGGCATCGGAAGATATTGGCAACGCCAACCCAACGGCTATGATTATGGCTTCCGAAGCGGTACAGGCTATTCGGGCCATTGGTATGCCCGAAGGCCGGATAATTCTATCGCAGGTGGCAGTATATCTGGCTACATCACCCAAGAGCAATGCGAGTTATGTAGCCATCGACGAGGCTATGGCGCTGGCTGAGCAGACGGCCCATTTGCCCGTGCCTTTACATCTGCGCAATGCACCCACCAAACTGATGAAACAGATTGGCTATGGAAAAGAGTATCAGTATGCCCACGCCCACGAAGGAAACTTTGCCCAGCAGAACTTTCTGCCCGACGATCTAAAAGGGCATAAACTCTATGAACCCGGTCATAACGCCCGCGAAGCCGAAATCCGACGGAGCCTGCAAAAATGGTGGGGCGACTGGTATGGCTATTAA
- a CDS encoding two component transcriptional regulator, LytTR family (PFAM: LytTr DNA-binding region; response regulator receiver~SMART: response regulator receiver~KEGG: hypothetical protein), translated as MLRAIAIDDEPAALDVLSRYANKVPFVDLMQTFINTTDALTYLYAHKVDLIFLDIRMPDLMGTDFAQLVAPLKKSIVFTTAYADYALEGFTLNALDYLLKPIDFARFLHSCNRAYTQYQLQQGEPSGIFVKDGYDWVRVNLSEVLYIHSDTNLLFIHEPGRQVNTRMTLSELMDILPGEQFIRIHKSYIVALKAIRKIERHQVTVGDVIIPLASGYRQLLEQRLLRK; from the coding sequence ATGCTTCGTGCTATTGCCATTGACGATGAACCTGCTGCGCTGGATGTGCTGAGTCGATATGCCAATAAAGTTCCGTTTGTAGACCTGATGCAAACGTTTATCAATACAACCGATGCGCTGACGTACCTCTACGCACACAAAGTCGATTTAATCTTCCTGGATATCCGGATGCCGGATCTGATGGGAACGGATTTTGCCCAACTGGTTGCTCCCCTCAAAAAGTCGATTGTCTTTACAACGGCCTACGCCGATTATGCGCTGGAAGGCTTTACACTGAATGCCCTTGATTATTTGCTTAAACCCATCGATTTTGCCCGCTTTCTGCACAGTTGTAATCGGGCTTATACCCAGTACCAGCTTCAGCAGGGAGAGCCGTCGGGCATTTTTGTAAAAGACGGGTACGACTGGGTTCGGGTAAACCTGAGCGAAGTTCTTTATATTCACTCGGATACAAATCTCCTATTCATCCACGAACCCGGCCGGCAGGTGAACACCCGCATGACCCTGTCGGAGCTAATGGACATACTTCCCGGCGAGCAATTTATCCGGATTCACAAATCGTATATCGTTGCGCTGAAAGCCATCCGCAAAATTGAACGGCATCAGGTAACAGTTGGGGACGTTATCATACCGCTGGCGTCTGGCTACCGACAACTGCTGGAGCAACGTCTGTTGCGGAAATAG